tgctgCCCCTTTGCTCTCCCCCCCTTCTGCCTTCTGCTCCTAGGCTTGATCCTACTTAGGTTGCTCAGCAGCAATTGTGTAATTGCAATCAAAAAAAATGGGGAATGGAGAAATCCTTTCTCTTCAGTGTAAAAATCAGCCCCACAATATAGGAGCTCCCTCCTTTCTGTGATCTGGTAGCAAATATCTGTTACTAATTCTGTGTTGGTAGGCACAGCAGGAATGTGATCACTCCAGGAGTGACTTTTTACAGGAAATCTTTTTCCTAGGGGCTTCCCAGAATTTAAGGCAGGTTGTGCACGATGATTGTGTGTTGTGTGGTGCAGCATGGATGCAAACGTGCTCTCTTTTTGTCTCTTGCCGGCAGTCCCAGTACAAGAGCCACTTTGTTGCTGCAAGCTTAAATAACCAAAAAACTGGGAGCTCCGCTGCTGGTGCCAGCGGCTGGACCAGCGCTGGCAGCTTGAACTCGGTACCGACAAGTTCAGCACAGCAAAACGCTGCAAATCCTGACAGCCCGATTgcagccgccgccgcagcaaAGGGCGTTCCGGGTTTCACCAGCACGGGGAGTTTGAGCAGCGTTCCCTCCTTCCCGAGCGGCGGAGCGCAGGGCTTCAACAACGCCAGCGCCAGCGCCAACAATCGAGAAGGCATCGGCTGCGGCGGCACCGGCGTGGCCGCTGCTGGTGGCGGCGGTGGCATTGTCAGAGAACGATACAACGACAACCGGAACAGTCGCCACAACGAAATCCCGCGCCGTGGAGAGGGAGGCGGTCGTGGAGAGGGAGGCGGTCGCTACAACGATGTGCAACGCCACGATGTGCAACGCCACGATGTGCAACGCCACGGAGAAGGAGGCGGTCGCCACAGTGACGCTTATCGCCATGGAGAGGGCCGACACGGCGACAACCATCGCCACGCTGAAAGCCGGCACTTCGCTGATATGGGCGGTGGCAATCGCAATAACGGTGACAGCAGGAACAGCACCGAGGGCAGGAACAACGAGAACAGGAATGGGGAGAACAGGAAGGATGCCAACAGCCGAGACAACAAGACAGATGGTTTTGCAGTCCCAGAGCCCCCAAAACGTAAGAAGAGCCGGTGGGACAGTTAAAAGCTGGTGTTTCACAGCCTGGGATCTCTGCGGGTAGTGTTGTCTTTTGTTTCCAGAGGATTTCTTGGGGTTTTTGGTAACTGTTTGTTGAGCAGctgggggaggagaaggaaacagTGGAAACTCCCCGTGCAGGCGTGGGCCGGTACATCTGCAGACAGGTTCACTCTAGACGTGTACACACAGTGCTTAGTCCAAGGGAAATCACTTTGATAAAGCTCCCTGGGTTCTGCTTTTAAACATTCAGTGCTCAAGTGACTCTCCGCCAGATGCAAACAGATCTTCTTGATGAGGAAGAAGCTGTTTCGTGTCCTTTGGAATGTTCAGCAACTGTTGTCCATAGAAGTATAAAGTAGTCTTTTCTTAACCAGCGTTCACCTTTAAAAAAACCAGCCCATCTAGAGATGCTCAGGACCCGCCTGTTAAACATTAATCTTTCAGCAATTTGTTTGGTCTGGTGAGTTCTTCCCCAATCTCTTCACGTGTTCTCTTACCCCTAAACAATTTGGTCTCCACGTTGCCCCTAACATCAAGTCAGAATGTATTGGTTTGTGTTGCTGAAGGTGGGATGAAGcaagttgatttttcttttatttcctttttaaaagctttttcctgGAGCTGTTCAAGGGATCCTTGTGCAGCCCAGCTGACCACAGATCCACAGGGGGGAAGGATGGACTCCCTGGCTGGTTTGTGGTCAGTGCATCAATCCCAGTCCCATTgcccaggtgtttttttctttcaaagaaccTCTTCTTTCCTACCAACCTGCATTTGGCATAGCAAACTTCTCTCTGCTGTGCCTGTGCGCCCTCTGTTATGAGGGGGCTGAGTGCTTGCTGCAAATTCAgaacaaaaaagggaaaaaatgtagATACGCCACAGAAGTCGAGAGGCTGGCGACCCCATGAAGCACAGCTAAGAGGCTTCATTCAGAAATTCAGGGACCTACTGCTCAGAAGCCTTTAGGGAGAACTTGAAAAGCGATTGACGGAGTGGAACAGCTCGAATATGGCCCCACATTGGACACGTGTACTGAAAACTGTAAAATCTTGCTTGACCATTTTTAACTCGTGTGTATTACCCGTTTTTTAACTTGTTTCTTTTGCACCACCAAGGAAAGGAAGAACTCTTGTTGAAACATGTCAGCACCCACCTCTGTCTTGTTTCTACTGAAAGAAGGATCAGAAACTGTCAGGTTTTTTGTGAGATTGTGATGTTTTCTTTATCAGCTGTGCATTTACTTTCTGCTTGCTCTAGTAAATGTTTTATTACTGGGACAAAAATATTTAGCACGTGCTTTTtattctccagttcttccttgGGCTGTTGTTGCGTTTGATGGAGATTTGGCTGCCTGGAGGTTTCACTGTGTccctttctttcaccagaagttGTGCGTTGTAGTTGATAGAAAACTTCCTGTGTTTTTCTGCAGTGTCTTTCACCCCAAACTGCTTTGCAAATCGTATTTGAGCTTTGATACTCCTTGGGAAGGGATTTTACAAGGGGGAAGGGTACAGCCCAGGGCGCGTTGCTCATCCAGCCTCTCCTGGGGTCATTGGTGGAGCTGCAAAGGGAACTCGGTGACAGTTTTGGATCTGACCTGCACGTGGTGTGGGTTCAGCTGAGGCACCAACATTTGGGTCCCCTCACCAACTGGATCTGATCGCTTTTTTTAGATCAGCTTTGCCTTTAGTTATCCAACCATGGTCTGGGCAGGAACCTCATTGTGCTGATTGTGCTCTGCAGATTTACTACAAAGATTTTGCAGGGCCAGTGTGGCAGAGGTTTAGGAGCAACTACTGGGTTCTCCTTTCCTTATTATGCTTCAGGTTGATCACTCAGCACAATTAAAGCTCTGAGTTTCAGAACAAATTAAGAAGCAGCTCCGTAATGGAAGCGGTTGGTTCCCCGTCCCTTCTGGGGCTGCACTCGCTGCTGCTGGATCGGGCCCCGTGTGCGGAGCTGCGGGGGTTTCTCCTCTTCCCCGCGTCCCTCTGCTGTTCCATGGGATGATTGAAATTCCTCACCCCTCTCTcagctgccaggagcctcctgagACCCGAGCGAGTAAACACCCCTCCCTGGCAGAGCTAGAAATGCCGCTTCGCAGGTCTGTGCTTTCTAATCCTTGTGACTCCCTTTGTATTTTAGCTTTTCCCCGGGAGATCTGGGAATGCACAGAATTACTTACATGTTTGCTGACACTGTTTGATCATAAAAATACTTCCTCAGAAATTACTGCCACAGTCCCGTGACTGCGCCTCATTAGAGCAGGTATGAAAAAAATTAACGCGACCACCAACGAGCTGTTTAATTTTAACTGCCGTACGTACCCGCTCCCCTAAGGACAATGGGATTCTGCCCTCCCCTGCACCCTGCCTGGATTGTCTGGGCATTGCAGGAGTTTGAGGATGGAAATGGACtgaatcttaaaggtcttttccaaccaaaatgattctatgattctttactctgcctgccccgggctgtaCAACGCAGGAACTGGTGCTAAACAGGGAAGTCAGACATTAGGACTATGGGCTCAGTAAATCAGCTTTATACATCCTGGAGCTGAACTCCCTTTCCAGACTGTTGAGGTAAGACTGAGCCTGGAGGATTGTTTTATGGTGATGATTCAAGACTTTGCATGCACAGACATCGCATCAATCAGTTGCAGAAGGAAATGAGGTTTTGAACTGGCTGCTCGTTTTTAGGCCAGGAAGGTAGAAGGAGTGAGAACACGCGGCCCCTTTGCACACAGGCGCAAGGGAAAGGGAACTGTGGTGGTGCAGCTGCTCCCCGCTACCCCAGCTCTCTGTGCAAGAGAAAAAGGAGCCCAAAACGTGAGGATCAGCATCTTCCCGGGCACAGCTGGATGTCCAGATGGGTGATGCACCCTTCACAGCATCGTCTCCAGCTCTTTGCTGAGGTCGGGGTGACGCCGAGTCAGGTCTGTTAAGTCCACTGTGTTTTCCCCACAGCCTTTCTGCCTCATCTCCTGACCTGGACAGGGCAAAACGTTCTCCAAGGCGAAGGAACCCGgcgggctggcacgggcagggagcagcagcccCCGCGGCTGCGGGTTCGCCGCCCCTCGCCCCGCCAGGCTCACGCTGAAGCTCGTGGTGCCGTGGGACGCCAGCCCCCCGTAGCAGCAGCTCCCCGCCGCGCTGGTGGCACGGGCCTTCTGCTTGAAGTCCAGCGCCAGGCTCCTCCGGAAATGGGCTTTCTTGATCTCCGCCTGCACCTGAGCGAGAGATCCGAGACGGCTGCTGGTGTCCAGAGCCAGCAGAACAGGCATCGCTCCCTGTGCTTTTATTTCCCTTCTGAATCCTACTGAGAGGGATGGATCTGAATTTTCCTTCTGCCTATCCCAGCCTGAGGGCTCTGAGTTAACTTGGCTCAtataatcatggaatcacaggatggtttgtgttgaaggaccttcccagctccccagtgcctcccctgccatgacagggacatcttcaccagctcagggtgctcagagccccgtccagcctggcctgggatgtctccagggatggttcatccaccacctctctgggtacctgggccaggctctcaccaccctcagggcaacaattccttcctcatgtccagcctgaatctccctcctttaatttCAAACCATTCCTTGACCCTAAAGGGGCTGGATCAGGGAGCTCAGCTGCTCATGTTTCTCACTTACCTCCCCATTGCAAAAGCAGTAGATGAAAGCCACAAAGAAACCCTGCCAAGAGAGAGAGGGAGTTTGAGTCCTGAGCCGCGGTCCTGTCCGCACGCTCGGTGTTTGGAACAGCAGCCCCGTGCCGACGCACCTGAGAGGAGTTAAAGAGCATCTCGTAGTGCATCTGGATCTGCCACAGGACCCCGGAGACCTCAGTGTAGGGCATGGCCATGAACACCACATAGTGGACTCCGAAAAGCGGCATCAGCACCAGCGTGGACTTCAGCAGCTTCCTGAGAGGAGAAACGCTCTGAGCCCTTAGCAGGGACCGGCCGGCCGGCAGCGCCCTTGCAGATGTGGGCAAGCATCCTAACAAAAAGGGCCACCACTTCGGCTTGTTTGTGTGTAACCATCGCATCCCATCGAGCAGGAGAAGGGTTCAGAGCTTGAACTCCTGAACCTGCTGTTCCACACAATCCGGGCTGCCAGAAGTGCTGGGTGCCATCGTCTCACCACCTCCCCTCGCTCCTGCAGCCGTTCCCGTGCCTCTGCTCTTCATTCACAACCCTCTGGGGACCCAAATCGGCTCAACGGGCAGAAAACGAGCCAGAGCAGGGCCGGGACACTTGCCTGTACTGCTGCCGGGGGTCGAGCTTCCCCGTGTGCGTCTCCCAGAGCTTGGAAGCCAGCACCCGGACGATgttgaggaagaggaagaagttcACCTGCCGACAGATGGATTTGTTGCCCACAGTGACTCCGGGTCTGCCCGAGCAGCCCCCCGGGATGAGGACGGGTCGTTCTGGGTGAGCCCCACGCGGGGACACGCAGGTGCTGCTGTGGTCCAGTGTCCTGGATCCCTCTGCATCACACGGGCCCTCCCAGGTGCTGGGGTGGCTGGGACACAGCCCCGGTGACCTCAAGCGAACGCTTTGGGTCTCTCTCGATCCCCTTTCCCCAAAAAGGATTAGGAGGCTCAGCCATGGGATTCTTACCATGATGGCGGCCAAGATGGGGACCTGATAAATCCACTTCATGTTCCCTGCGCTGAGGTCCCAGCACCTGAAGAGACGAGGAAAGAAACACCTTGGAGAAACCTGAAATCCCCGGTAAGGAAAACCCCCGGCTGATGgctccctgtgcccccagccACCGTCCCCGTCCTCCCACCCGTGCAGATCCTGACCCAACAGCAGCATCCGTAACCACCATGGTGTTACAGACCCGTTTTAAATCGACATCAGCGTTCCTGAGGGTTCCTTGGCCAACTGATCTGAAACTCCTGCTGTATGTTTGGTGCCCTTTCTCCTTTTAAAGCGCTTTAGAACATGCCCTATAGCATCCACCTTCGCACTGTTGATTGACCGATTATGGTGTAAACCTGCACCCAGCTCCCTCCCAAACGCAGAACAAAACCACTATTGGTCTGGATTACTGACAGTTTTATGAACAAGCCTTGCGTGTGTGTTCAGTCCTCTTGTCCTTTTAGAAAAACTTTCATTTTCCAAAGTTCTGGGCCCACAGGTATTTTCCCCCCGGGAAGGACGGTTGGAGGAGTTGGACCCACGTACTGCGTATCTGCCAGGGAGGCCCTGACGCTGGCCCAGACCGACACGAACACCGCGGGGAGGCCTGGAGGGGCAGGAACCAGagtgaggaaggtgatggagcgtCACGTTCGCAACCCCAACCGACCTGCATCCCCTGCCCTCATCTGGGCGCTCGGTGCTGCTCAGCCACGGTCTCCGTGGCCACAGCGCTGGGTTGGGGTCCCCGCTTACCCCAGCCGATGATGATGAGGACCCATAGGTAGTTTTCGTTGGAGAGGAAGGCCATGAAGATCAGGCTGTGCAGGTAGAGACCTTCCACCAGAATCCAGTAGTGGTTGGTGGCCAGAAAATAGAGGAAGAGAGTCACCACAACCTTGCAGCCAACCTGTGGGTGTGGGGACAGAGAGGTGCCCATCTCAGGCTGTCCCCTGCGAGCAAAACCTGGTGGCTTTGGCTCTGGCCGGCAGCACCCAGGCTGTGCCCCGTGCGTGGTCCATGTCCCTCCTCTCGCAGGGAGCAGCTCCAGGCCACCAGAGCCCCACCAGCATTGGAGGCAGAGCAGATGCTCCAGGTCTTTCCCCAGGAGAGGTTTGTCCCTCATCAGCGCGCCCTGAGCTCAGACAGGCTGCAAGACCCGTGTCCTCTGTAGATCTCATCTCTATGGTGGCACCAGGGTGGGGAGAAGCTGTAGGTGGCTCTTCATCCCTCTCCATCACCCCTGAGCAGCACAGCCCCCATCTGGGAGGGTCCCAAGCGCATTCCCCATGCACCAGGACTCCTAAATCCCCTTTTTCCCTTGATCCTGCCTCCGGTCTCAATGCACCACTTGCCAGGTGGCTCCGTTGTCCTGGCGAGGGACCCATCTCTGCCTTGAAATCGTCCTCCCGCATCTTGTCCGTCTCGCTGGCCAGCATGCCCGAGTAGAGCACCACGTCCTTCACGAAGATGCTCACGGCCCGGCAGATGAAGGAGGCGAAGAGGTGGACGTGGATGTAGTTGCGTGTGCAGTGCAGGCGCCTACGGAGAAGGGACGTGACACGAGCCCCGTCCCAGTGCCCAACCAACTCCTCACAGGTGGGCTCAggcaatgggggggtcccagagggggtGAGCTCCGAGGCGTCAGCCCTCCCTTGGCCACAGAAGCCAGATCTGGGGGCAAGTTGGGGTGTGAAGCCCCTCAAGAGCAGgatggggcagatgaggagctgcTCATATGAAGGAATCAAAGAAACAGGGGTGTCTGGGGGCTTTGGAAATGCTCTGATGTTTGTGCTGGGGTTTGGGGCCGGTTCCCATTCCCTGAAGGGCCGTTTCTCCCTCGGGGTGTTGtgtgtgggggcaatggggtgaggACGGTTCTCCCCTCACGCGGGGGTGGGGGTTCAGCGCCTCCTTACTTGAAGTAGGAGAGGATGCAGACGGCGATGATGAGGGAGGCCAGGGAGATGGAGTAGCCGATGGTGTACATCAGGTGCAGGCGGTCGAACACCTCCTGCAAGAGCAGGGCTGTGCTCAGCACccctctgcagccctgggctTTTTGGGAGCAGAGAGAAAGAGCCCCCCCCCAGCAATTCCCCCAGGCTGTCCCGAGTGCTGCCCggcccccatcccagcccctttGCCCAGCAATGTCACCTTCTCGCGTCTCCGGCTCtcggaggagaagagcagagcGCATTCGGTGTAATTAGCCCAAGTCTTGTTGATGCTGAGAGCCATGGCCCACGTCCCCGAGGCGCTGCAGTACCTGTAGGCGTGACCTGGGGACAGCAACGGGCGCAGTGACGGCGGCAGGAGCCGCGGGAAGCCCAGatccatcacccccatcacccccatcaccttGATGGTTGAAGTCGTAGATGTAGTCGGGGCAGGGGACAGACACCTCCTGGCTGGGGGAGCCCTTCGGCCAGCAGATAATCCCGTCCCACTCCGGAAGGCAGCTGGCATCTGGCCAAAGAGCAGGGACACATCTTGCTTGGGCTCCCAATAGAGCCACCCTGTGACCTTCAGGCTCACCAAGCTGGACCAGGGTGGGGAAAAATTCCTGCTACATGATCAGCCCTGATTGCAgagcaggggggctggggaggtggacacgtcccgtcccatcccgtcccaCCTCCTCCTTTGGGGCCAAGGCCCCTGCACAGCTCTCATCTGCAATGGACAAACTGGAAATGGTGCAGCCAGCGCTGGCTAATCAGTGTGATGATTTAATCAGCACTAATTGTGCCCAGAGCAGCCACAGCACCAGGAGCTCCACAGACCCTCAGgagccactgtccctgtccccatcccgctCCCATGGGAGGGGACAGTGCTTCCCAGCTCCACCGGGACCCGCTGACCTGTGTGCAGGGGGGGGGACGTTACCTTTGATCTTCTCCAGCTGGGCTTTTATGTCTCTGTGACATTTCTCCTTGGCTTCCACCAGGAGGTAGATCTGTTCTTCTTTTGTGAGGACGTCATCGGGGTCAACCTGCCAAGGCAAAGCAGAGACgggcaggggagagaggagacgAGTGGAACGTGGAAGTGCTGGAGGAAAAGGTGCCGGAGCAGCCACAGCACGGCTGGGCCCCTCAGCCCTCCCCGGGCAGGTCAGGTCTGTGCAGCTTCGGGTAGataacagaatcatttgggttggaaaaaccctttaaaactaagtccaaccataacccacccctgtccctgccccatgtcctgagaacctcctgtccgtctgtccagccctccagggatggtgactccagcactgccctgggcagcctgttccaatgccccagagcccttgggggaagaaattgttccccacatccaacctcaacctcccctggcgcaacttgaggccgttttctctgctcctggcgcttgttcctggggagcagagcccgacccccctggctccaagctcctttcaggcagttcagagatcagaaggtctcccctcagctcctgttctccagctgaacccccaggtccctcagccgctccccatcGTGTGTCTGTGCTAAAACTCAGCCGCGTGTCGGGCTTCTGTGCCCCTGACACCTCTGAGGCAGCGAACCGTGCACCGGGTGCATCCAAGGGATGCAGAAACCACCACGGCGCAGTGTATCTGCGCTTTTAGCAGGGGTGAGATGCTCCCACTTCCACCCAGCTCCTGCCTGGCAGCTCTGCGGGTGCGACATCCACCCGGGGGGTGCAATTTACACCATTTAAAGCCAGGAGAGGGACTGGAGGAGCCCACGGGGCCGCTCAGACTTACCAGAGCCCGCACAGAgctccagaggcagcagcagagcagcacggCCGTGACGGCTCCCCCCATGGTCCCACGGTGTCGCTCGGGTGGGGACCGCAGGGCCAGAGCTGGGGGAAGCGAATCCTTCACCTGGGGACCCGCTGCCAGGCTGGGACCGCGGGGGACGGGTGCAGAGAGCCGGTGCCTTGTGCAGCACGGAGCATCTTCTGGGAGCAGCGCCCCGGTCCCCGTGCGGCGAggcggtgacagggacacagcgtgTGCCCTGGGCTGCGTCCCCCGCCCCGGCTCTGCTGTAGGGAGCTGCTCAATGGGAACGGGGGTTGTGGGTTTCTCCCCGCACCGTTCTTGCTGCTGCTCGGTCTCTGCGTCTCTCCCGCTTTAAGCAGCTCCCAGAGAATGCGCAAACAAGTCCCGTTCGGATGGGGACAGCCGAGGTTTATTGGCTCAGCCCGAGGTGCTAAAATCCTCTTCATTCAAAGCGGATTCCGCTTCTGTTTTCAGGAACTCCTCTCGCTGCCCGCTGGCTCATTTGTCAtttgtcccggtgtccccccctcCGCTCCAGGAGCCGAAGGACGGTGGGGAATGAGGATGGAATTAAGGTGAGGCTGATTAGGAGCGGGACGGCTGCGTGTCGGGTGGATTCTGGCTGATGGGGAGGCAGCAACGCTCAGGGGCAACTTCATTCCCAATCTGACCCAGGCTCTGAGTTTGCACTTAGCAAAACcttttaggtttgggtttttgtttttgactATATTACTTGGTATATTATAGAGAGATCTACAGAGCAATAATCGCAAGCGACACCCACCCAGCCCCATCATCCACCCCCTCGCCTCC
Above is a window of Patagioenas fasciata isolate bPatFas1 chromosome 22, bPatFas1.hap1, whole genome shotgun sequence DNA encoding:
- the LOC136111584 gene encoding parathyroid hormone/parathyroid hormone-related peptide receptor-like; the protein is MTGCTDLTCPGRAEGPSRAVAAPAPFPPALPRSTRLLSPLPVSALPWQVDPDDVLTKEEQIYLLVEAKEKCHRDIKAQLEKIKDASCLPEWDGIICWPKGSPSQEVSVPCPDYIYDFNHQGHAYRYCSASGTWAMALSINKTWANYTECALLFSSESRRREKEVFDRLHLMYTIGYSISLASLIIAVCILSYFKRLHCTRNYIHVHLFASFICRAVSIFVKDVVLYSGMLASETDKMREDDFKAEMGPSPGQRSHLVGCKVVVTLFLYFLATNHYWILVEGLYLHSLIFMAFLSNENYLWVLIIIGWGLPAVFVSVWASVRASLADTQCWDLSAGNMKWIYQVPILAAIMVNFFLFLNIVRVLASKLWETHTGKLDPRQQYRQLLKSTLVLMPLFGVHYVVFMAMPYTEVSGVLWQIQMHYEMLFNSSQGFFVAFIYCFCNGEVQAEIKKAHFRRSLALDFKQKARATSAAGSCCYGGLASHGTTSFSVSLAGRGAANPQPRGLLLPARASPPGSFALENVLPCPGQEMRQKGCGENTVDLTDLTRRHPDLSKELETML